The Sinorhizobium fredii USDA 257 region TTGAGATGCCGTGAGCTTGTCGTGAAAGGGCAGCCAGCGCCACCCTTCCTTTGGTAGAAGCGGTCTAAACTGATCTTACGCGTTCAGCCCGCTGCCCCACGGGCCGTGGTGGCTGTCGGCGCCGTCCACGCGATCGAAGCCGTGGGCGCCGAAGAAGTCGCGCTGCGCCTGGATCACATTGGCCGTGCCGCGGCCGCGGCGGTAGCTGTCGAAATAGCCGAGCGCCGAGGCGAGCGCCGGCACCGGCAGGCTGCCGAGCACGGCCGCGGAGACGACGCGGCGCAGAGCCCCGTCCGTCTCTTTTACCATCGAAGCGAAGGCAGGCGTCACAATCAGATTGGCCGCATCCGGCGCCTTGGTGAAGGCGGTGGTGATCTCGTCGAGGAATTGCGAGCGGATGATGCAGCCGGCGCGCCAGATCCTGGCGATCGTCGGCATCGGCAGGTTCCAGTTGAACTCCTTCGAGGCCGCGGACATTACGGCGAAGCCCTGGGCATAGGCACCAATCTTGGCGGCGAGCAGCGCGTTCTCCAAGTCCTTGATGAAGGCCTGCCTGTCGCCGACCTTGAACTCGCCGACCGCCGGCAGGCCGAGGATCTTTTCGGCGGCTTCACGTTCCTCCTTGGCGGCGGAAATGCTGCGGGCGGCGACGGCCGCTTCGATGGCAGTCGCCGGAACGCCCATGTTCTGCGCTTCGATCACCGACCACTTGCCGGTGCCCTTCTGGCCGGCCTTGTCGAGGATCAGGTCGACGATCGGCTTGCCGGTCAGCGCGTCGGCGGCCTTCAGCACCTTCTCGGTGATCTCGATCAGATAGGAATTGAGCCGACCCTTGTTCCAGGCGCCGAAGACCTCGCCGATCTCCTGCGCGGTCATCTTCAGCCCATCGCGCAGGATGCCGTAGATTTCGGCGATCATCTGCATGTCGGCATATTCGATACCGTTGTGGATGGTCTTGACGAAATGACCGGCGCCGTTTTCGCCGAGCCAGGCGACGCAGGGATCATTGTCATATTTCGCAGCGATCGAGGTCAGCACCTTCTCGACACGGCGATAGGACTCTTCGGTGCCGCCGGCCATGATCGACGGCCCATGGCGCGCACCTTCCTCGCCGCCGGAAACACCCATGCCGATGAAGGTGAGGTCCGAGTCCTTCAACGCGTCGAAGCGGCGCATCGTGTCGCGGAAATTGGCGTTGCCCGCGTCGATCATGATGTCGCCCTTCGAAAGATAGGGCTTCAACGCCTGCATCTGCTGGTCGACCGGATCGCCGGCCTTGATCATGATGATGATCGGACGCGGCGGACGGATCGCGGCGACGAACTCCTCGATCGTCTCGCAGGGAACGATCTGCTCCTTGAGCGCGCCAGCCTCCGCGTAGAATTTGCGCGTCGCGTCAACCGTGCGGTTGAAAACGGCGATCCTGTTTCCTTTTTCAGCGATATTGAGCGCCAGGTTCGATCCCATGACGCCGAGACCGATTAGGCCGATTTCCGCCTTTGACACGTGATTGTCTCCATTGGACAGGAGAGGCTGGCATCGACCGCGATGACCGTGTGCCGACCCCTTGAATTTGATCTGCGCATGTAGGGCACCTCACAAGAAAAGCGACGGGCGAGACATGCGGCGGCGGAGGCTGTTTTGGCACTCAAATCGATTTACGACAAGCCATTCCCGACAAAATCAATGCTTCTCCGGCTTGCCGTCGCCGTCGTCGAGCACGCGCCATGACGCGCCGTCGAGATCCTCATATTGTCCGCTCTTCAGCGCCCAGAGAAACGCGGCAAGACCGAGGCCACCGAGAAGCAGCGCGATCGGGATGAGATAGATGAGAGTGTTCATCGGGCGCTCCCTCAGCGGTCTTCGCGGACGCAAGGCTTCGCAACCTCAGGGCCTTCGCAACGACGATCATCGACGAGGTGGATGTCGCGATCGCCGCCACCAGCGGCGTTGCATAGCCGAGAATTGCGATTGGAACGGCGACGAAGTTGTAGCCGATCGCCAGGCCGAAATTCTGGCGGATCAGCCGACCGGCCCGATGCGAGATTTCGATGGCGAAGGGAACGGCGGTCAACGGTAGGGCATGAAGTCGAAATCGGCAGCCTGGCGCACGACGTCGGCGGCCGTTGCCGGCGCCATCGAAACATGGGCGGCGCGAAGTGCCGGGGCATCGTTGATGCCGTCGCCGACCATCAATACCCGGTGACCACCGGTTGCGGCGGCAAAAGCCCCATCTTGTCGCGCGGCGAAAGCTCGGCCCGCCATTTTAATATTCCGAGCCTGCGGCCGATCTCCGCCACGACTGGCTCCCGGTCGCCGGAAAGAATGCCGGTCGCAAGCCCAGTTTGTGCAGCGCGGCGACGCTCTCGCGTGCGGCTGGGCGCAGGCGATCTTCGAAGCGGAAGCAGGCAAGCTCTCGGCCGTCAAGCGAGAGGATCGCTTCCGGCAGCCCGCCCGAGACGCCGCTGCCGCCAGAGGCGAAGCTGCGGCTGCCAAGCCGATAGACCCCATCCGGCGTCCTGGCTTGAATGCCCGAACCCGGAATTTCGCTTATGTCCCCTTCCAGAAAACTGCCGGCCACGTGGTGCAGCGCGACCGCGATCGGATGGCGCGAATGCGCGGCGAGCGCCGCGGCGGTCGCCAACGCGTCAGGCGAAATCTCGTTCTGATTGACCAGCCGCGGCTCGCCGATCGTCAGGGTCCCGGTCTTGTCGAGAAGCACCGTGTCGATCCCGGCGAGGCGCTCCATGGCCGAGCCGTCCTTGACCATCACCCCTCCCTGGAAGAGGCGCCCCCGCATCATGTGGTCGAGCGTACGACCGATCAGCAGGAAGAACAGCAGGGTTACGGACGCATCGAACCAGGCATGTTCACCATGGCCGATCGTTTCGTAGAGCGACATGCAATAGGAAAGCGTCACCGCCAGCGCGATCGGCACATCCATGTCTATTTCATTGGCTACAATCAGCTCCTTTCGGCCCACTTCTCGTTGTAGGATCGCTGTCACGAGAAAATGCCGCTTTGGGCCTCGGGGCTCTCCTCGGGGCTTACGCGCGACGGAGACGAATGGATTGCGCCCGGCCCGCTCGGCAACGCCCGCGTCCGCTTCGCTCCCGACAATCAGCTCGGCGCCGTGGACCATCTCGTGACGCTCGAGAACGGCGCGAAGGTTCACAATGCGTTGCGTGTCGTACGAATGGCGATGGCGCGGAAGTGATGTTCACTTTGCTGAGACAGGCCGACATGAGCGACGAGCAGTTCGCGGCCGACGCCGCCTGTGTGGAGAAGGATCTCGCCGCGTTGAAGGCCATGCTGGAAACAGGTAACGAGAAGACAAAGACGGGAGAGGACATGCCATGATCGGCAACGACCGACGCATCGACTATATCGAATTCAACGTTGCCGACATCGCAGCGAGCAAAGCCTTCTACGGCAGCGCCTTCGGCTGGACCTTCACCGACTACGGTCCGGAATATTGCGAATTTGCGGACGGCCGGCTCACCGGCGGCTTTACGACGCTCGGATCGGTCCGCAGCGGAGGGCCGCTCGTCATCATCTATGCCGACGACCTGGAGGGCGCCCTGGCCCGTGTCGAGGGCGCCGGCGGCAAGATCCTCAAGCCGATCTTCCCCTTCCCCGGCGGCCGGCGCTTTCACTTTGCCGATCCGGATGGTTACGAGTTGGCGGTCTGGTCCAAGCAATAGTGGCGATGACGGCGAAGGATTAGTCGCCGAAGCGGATGAAAAGCGCGCTGACAAGGCCGAAGACGACGATGCACTGCAGGATGAACATGGGCCATTCCTGTGACATCACGCATCTCCTTTCGAGTGACGCCGCCACAATGGATCAGCTGCAAAGGGCGACGCCCGAACGCAGGTGCCTCTCGCGGCAAACGCCGTTTTCAATCGGCATCGGCGGCCTCCGGCAAAGTTTAGCATCTCCTGTTGATTTGCGCACAGAAAAGCCGCGCGCCCCTGAAGGGCGCACGGCAAATGCGCACAGCCATGCTTTGGCGCTCGATGCCTCTGCTACTCGCCGCCGCCAAGCGAATGAACGAACACGGCGAGTTGCTTGACGGCCGTATCGCCTATGCGGGGCAGCCACGGCATCCTCGCTCGGCACAACTGCATGTTTCCTTAAATCGCAGCCGATTTAAGGGTAAAAACATGCAGCAATTAAAAGTGCTACAGCGACCTTTGTGCGCCTGAAAGGCGCACGGCGCTGAAGGACGAGCTGCCGCATCATGGCGGTCAAGCGGCCACCGCCCTCCGCCTGTCGGCATGTTCCTGAATAACCAGGATGGCGCCGATGAGCTTGCCGGCACATGATCGGCAGGGTGTCATGCGGCAGCGGACGACGACGGTGCGGCCATCGACGGTCTTGGCGAAGGTGTAATCGATTACCTCGCCGGCGAAGCAGCGGTCGAGATGGACCTTGACGCGCTCTTCGAAGCGCCGAAAGCCGATGAACTCGACGACATGTCGGCCGATCAGATCCATCGGCCGGCGTTCGAGATGGATGGCATGCGCGGCATTGGTGTAGAGGTACCGGTAATCCGGCGTGATGACCGCGACGCGGTCGGGAAGACAATCTAGGATCGCCTCGTTCAGCAAGCCCTCGTCGGCGCGCCCTTTGGTCGGCAGTTTCGGAGCCCGGTCAAGGTCGAGCCCGGCGAGATCAGTAGTTCCTGTTGCCGCAAGATAGCGATCGATCAGCGACTTCAGCAATCGCGAGTGGCGCAGCACACAGGCGAGGTCGTCCGCCTCGGCACGCAACAGGTCCACGAGAAATTGGAACTGAAGGCGGGCATCTTCGATGCTCGCGGCCTTCTCGTCGTAGACGGCTCTCAAAATCGGATCGAGCTCTCGATCTAGTATGCCGACCAAATGCTCGTCTGCGACCTTTACCGCATACTGCAACTGCGAATACTTGAACCAAAACAGCTCAATCAATTCGTTCAATTCGCAAACCTCATTCCCACGGCAAAGCCTGCGCCAATGCGTTCAAAGGCGAGCCAGTACAGCTGAAAATTTGTAAATTTTGATCGAACCCCTGATGCGACGCGAGACCGCCTTGCACCTTCCACGCCCTCAGCGCAAGGACGAGTGTACACGCATCGCGTGGTCGTTCAACTGCAGAAGGCAGAGCGAATCGGCCGCAAACGTTTTCGACGCCGAATATTTGCAACATGTTCGATATTCGAGGCGAACTGTACCTCGCGGCGCGCGCCGTGCAAGCACGCCTAGTGACGCGGCAGACACATCCGAGATGATTGGCTAGAGATAGCGCTTGATATGCCAACGGTCGTGGTACCAGAGCCACTGGCCCGGATATTCGCGAACCCAGCTCTCGACCTTGTCGTTCAGCATCTGCGCCGTTGCGTTGACGTCGACGCTGCCATCAGCCCTGCGGGGAATTTCGATCGCCGGTTCGATTTCCAGGCGGAAGCGGCCGCCGGGGAGACGGATGCAACGGGCCGGATAGACCTCGCAATTGAACTGGCGGACCAGTTTTGCGAGCAGCGGATTGGTCTGGACGTCCTGCCCGAAAAACTTCGTCTTCAGCCCCTTGCGGAACTTCTGGTCGACCAGCACGCCAACGCCGCCGCCACGCTCGAGCTGGCGGGCAAGTGCGAAGGAAGAGCCCGCATGCGACGGCACGAGGTTGCCCATCCGCTCCTTGCGGAACTCGAATACCTTCTCCGCCATGTAAGGATTGTTCGGCGGCCGGAAGAGCACAGTCACGTCCAGCCCAAAGGCAGACCCCGCCACCGGCAGCATCTCGAAATTGCCGCTATGCGCCGTGAAGACGATGAAGGGCCGTGGATTGTCGCGCAGTTCGAGGAAGAGCGGTATGCCCGAAACCTCCACCCTGCCCGGCTCCGCACGGTGCGGATCGAAGTCGAACAGCCGGTCCAGGAAGACGTACTCGGCGGCGAGCCGGCCCATATTACCCCAGCTTTCGAGCGCGATCTCCTGTATCCAGCCGTCGCTCTTTTCCGGAAAGGCATTGCGCAAATTGGTGAGCGTCAGCTTGTAGCGGCGGGTCTTCGGACCGATCCAGCGAGCAACGCGATCCATGAAATTGATCGCGCTATCCGCCGGAAAGAGCTTCAGGATATTGAGCAGCAGGAACACGAATTGCGCGATCAGCCATTGCCGGAAGCGATCGGCAGCGAGCACCAGCCGTGTGATCAGCATTCGCACCGGGGTCAATCCATCCGCAGAATGATCTTGCCGAAGATCCGGCGCGACTCCATGCGCTCGAGCGCGCGATCGATGTCGGCAAGGCCGACCTCCGTATCGATCACCGGATGAACGAGGCCGCTTGCCATTTTCTGCATGGCGTTCGCCATGTTCTCCATGCGGCAGCCGAACGAGCCGAGCAGCTTCAACTGCTGCTGGAAGAGCATCATCAGGTTCATGTCGGTCGAGACGCCGGATGTCGAGCCGCAGGTGACGAGACGGCCGCCCCGCTTCATCGACAGCATCGAGCCTGCCCAGGTATCCTTGCCGACATGCTCGAAGACGACGTCGACGCCCTTCTTCTTGGTGAGCTTCCGCACCACGCCCTCGAAGCGGTCGGTGCGGTAGTTGATCACGTGATCGGCCCCGAGCGCCCTGGCCTTTTCGATCTTGTCGTCGGAGCCGACCGTGGTGATGACGGTGCAGCCGATCTTCTTGGCGAGCTGGATCGCCGCCGAGCCGATGCCGGAGCCACCGGCGTGGACGAGGATCGTTTCGCCCGGCTCGAGCTTGGCGTTGTCGAACAGCATGTGCTCGACGGTCCCGAAGGTGACCGGAGCGAGCGCCGCACCGACCGCGTCGACACCGGGCGGTGCGGGAACCAGCAGGCGCGCCGGCAGATTGATCTTCTCCTGGGCAAAACCGTCGAGGTGGAAGCCGTGCACGCCGCCGACATGCTCGCAGAGATTGTCGCGCCCTTCCTTGCAGGGACGGCAGAGGCCGCAGGTGCGCGCCCCATAGATCGAAACGAGTTGGCCCGGCAGAACGCTCGCCACACCCGGGCCGATGCTCTCGACGACGCCGGATGCTTCCGCACCGATGACCAGGGGCATCTTGCGTTTGGCGAAGGCCATGCCGCGCCAGCCCCAGACGTCGATATGGTTGAGCGCAACCGCCTTGACCCGGAGCGTCACTTCGCCGGGACCGGGCGCCTCCGGCTCCGGCAGGTCGGTGATTTCGAGCTTGCGGTCATCGAGCAATTGCAGGGCGCGCATGGTCTTTCCTTTGCGGAAGGCAGGTATTCAATCGTCGAGCGGCTTAGGCCGGCTCGGCGGTCATCACGAGGCTGGCGTTCTGGCCGCCGAAACCGAAGGAATTCGACAGGACGGCAGTGACCTGCTGGCTACGCTTCGCGTTCGGCACGACGTCGAGAACGATCGCCGGATCCGCGTTCTGGTAGTTGATGGTCGGCGGCAGCGTGCCGGTGAGCATCGTCTGGATCGAAAAGACCGCCTCGACCGCCCCGGCGGCGGTCAGCGTATGGCCGATCATCGACTTGTTGGACGAAACCGGGATCGATGGCAGCCGCTCGCCGAAGACGGCCGACATCGACAGATATTCCATCTTGTCGTTCTCCGGCGTCGATGTGCCGTGCGCATTGATGTAGCCGATGCCGGTTTCATCGATACCTGCGTCAGCGAGCGCGGCGCGGATCGTCGCGATCGCCGGCCCGCCATCCGGCGAGGAACGCGTGCGGTGGAAGAGATCGGCCTTTTCACCGCAGCCCTTGAGAATGCCGTAGACGCGTGCGCCGCGGGCGATGGCCGCTTCGAGCGATTCGAGCACCAGAGTGGCCGCGCCTTCGGCGATCACGAAGCCGTCGCGATCTTTGGTAAACGGCTTCGACGCCTTTTCCGGCGGATCGTTCTGGGTCGACAGCGCGGAAAGCAGCGAGAAGCGGATCAGCGCCTCGGCGCTGACGGAGCCGTCGGTCGCGACCGTCAGCGCTCGATCGGTGCGGCCCTGGCGGATCGCCTCGACGCCGAGCTGGATGGCGGTGGCGCCCGAAGCGCAGGCCGTCGACAGCGTCACAGGCAAGCCGCGCGTACCGAAACGATCGGCGAGCCGCTCGGAAATCGAGCCGAACAGCACCGCCTCGTGGAAGATCGGATCGGCCTTCTGGCGCATGGCAGCGAGGAACCGGTTATAGGCGTCGCCTGGCCGCTCCGAGGCCGGCGCCCGGTCCGCGAGCTCGAAGCGCGCGTTCCACTCCGGTTCGATCGGCGGCGCAGCCAGGAACAGCGGGCCCTTGAAATCGCCGGAAAGGCCTGCCTGCGCGAGCGCTTCCAGAGTGGTCTCGCGCGCCATCGCATAGGAGCGTTCGACAGCGTTTTCGGCCGGAATCTCAATGAAGTCGACCGTGCCGCTGATGCGGGTCGAAAGCCCCTCGGTCGGGAAGCGGGTGATCTTGTGAATGCCGGAAACGCCGCCGCTGAGCGCCGCCCAGTTGTCCTCCAGCCCGTGACCGAGCGAAGTGATGACGCCCATGCCGGTAACGGCGACGATCGGACGGCCGAGGTGGTCGGTGTAAGCTTTGCTCATGCTCGAGCTCCTTATTCCGCGGACAGCACGGCGATCCCTTCGCCGCGGGCATGGCCGATGGTCGTGACGATCGCCGCCTTGGCGGGCGCCGTCATCAGCGCTTCGGCAGGATCGAAGGGCGGTACCTTGGCCGCATGCCCGAGCGAAAGCGCGGCAAGGGCCATGCCGACCGGGAACTGCGCCTCGATACCGTGGCCGACGAGACCGCCATAGGCGCGGACCGGCCGTCCGGCCAGCTCCGAATCGAGGAAAGCCTTCTCGCGCCGCGCCAGGTCATGGAAGCCACTGGTGCCGGAAAAGACCACGGTCGACTGCGCCTCAAGCGCTGCGCCCGGCCGTGCCAGATCCCTAAGCCGTGCTTCAAGTCGGCCGTCCTCGCGGCTGCCCCGATCGCCTTCGATCGCACCAATGGTCGCATAGACGCGGGCGCCGCGGGCTTCGGCGTATTCGCGTGACTCCAGAACGAGGAAGGCGCCCACCGATCCCAGGATCATGCCGCCGCCGTTATCGGCTTTGCGCGACCAGATCGGATGCCACTCACCAAGGGCATGCCCCTGGATGGCTTCGATCAAAAGGATGATGTCGAGACGCTCGGCCGAAAAGGCGCCGCCGACGAGCGTATGCGTCGACTGCCCGGCCTTGATGCGGGCGAAGGCGGTTTCAATCGCCGAAATACCCGCCGCTTCCTCGCCCATGAAGGTGCGCGACGAGCCTGTCACCTTGTGCACGATCGAGATATTGCCGGCGAGCAGATTGGAAAGCTGGGCCAGAAAGAGCGTCGGGCGGAGCTCGGTCGTCAGCTTCTCGTTCAGAAGCTGTTCGCGATCGTTGCGCCTCAGGGCCTCGTCGACGATCAGCGAGTCGACATTGATGTCACGCTCGCCGCCACCGGCCGCGACGATCATATCCATGCTGCCGCAAGCTTCGAGATTGTCCTTGAGCCCCGCATCGTCCAGCGCGAGACCGGCTG contains the following coding sequences:
- the gndA gene encoding NADP-dependent phosphogluconate dehydrogenase codes for the protein MSKAEIGLIGLGVMGSNLALNIAEKGNRIAVFNRTVDATRKFYAEAGALKEQIVPCETIEEFVAAIRPPRPIIIMIKAGDPVDQQMQALKPYLSKGDIMIDAGNANFRDTMRRFDALKDSDLTFIGMGVSGGEEGARHGPSIMAGGTEESYRRVEKVLTSIAAKYDNDPCVAWLGENGAGHFVKTIHNGIEYADMQMIAEIYGILRDGLKMTAQEIGEVFGAWNKGRLNSYLIEITEKVLKAADALTGKPIVDLILDKAGQKGTGKWSVIEAQNMGVPATAIEAAVAARSISAAKEEREAAEKILGLPAVGEFKVGDRQAFIKDLENALLAAKIGAYAQGFAVMSAASKEFNWNLPMPTIARIWRAGCIIRSQFLDEITTAFTKAPDAANLIVTPAFASMVKETDGALRRVVSAAVLGSLPVPALASALGYFDSYRRGRGTANVIQAQRDFFGAHGFDRVDGADSHHGPWGSGLNA
- the ccoS gene encoding cbb3-type cytochrome oxidase assembly protein CcoS produces the protein MNTLIYLIPIALLLGGLGLAAFLWALKSGQYEDLDGASWRVLDDGDGKPEKH
- a CDS encoding VOC family protein, with the translated sequence MIGNDRRIDYIEFNVADIAASKAFYGSAFGWTFTDYGPEYCEFADGRLTGGFTTLGSVRSGGPLVIIYADDLEGALARVEGAGGKILKPIFPFPGGRRFHFADPDGYELAVWSKQ
- a CDS encoding PAS domain-containing protein, translating into MNELIELFWFKYSQLQYAVKVADEHLVGILDRELDPILRAVYDEKAASIEDARLQFQFLVDLLRAEADDLACVLRHSRLLKSLIDRYLAATGTTDLAGLDLDRAPKLPTKGRADEGLLNEAILDCLPDRVAVITPDYRYLYTNAAHAIHLERRPMDLIGRHVVEFIGFRRFEERVKVHLDRCFAGEVIDYTFAKTVDGRTVVVRCRMTPCRSCAGKLIGAILVIQEHADRRRAVAA
- a CDS encoding lipid A biosynthesis lauroyl acyltransferase, whose protein sequence is MLITRLVLAADRFRQWLIAQFVFLLLNILKLFPADSAINFMDRVARWIGPKTRRYKLTLTNLRNAFPEKSDGWIQEIALESWGNMGRLAAEYVFLDRLFDFDPHRAEPGRVEVSGIPLFLELRDNPRPFIVFTAHSGNFEMLPVAGSAFGLDVTVLFRPPNNPYMAEKVFEFRKERMGNLVPSHAGSSFALARQLERGGGVGVLVDQKFRKGLKTKFFGQDVQTNPLLAKLVRQFNCEVYPARCIRLPGGRFRLEIEPAIEIPRRADGSVDVNATAQMLNDKVESWVREYPGQWLWYHDRWHIKRYL
- a CDS encoding zinc-binding dehydrogenase, yielding MRALQLLDDRKLEITDLPEPEAPGPGEVTLRVKAVALNHIDVWGWRGMAFAKRKMPLVIGAEASGVVESIGPGVASVLPGQLVSIYGARTCGLCRPCKEGRDNLCEHVGGVHGFHLDGFAQEKINLPARLLVPAPPGVDAVGAALAPVTFGTVEHMLFDNAKLEPGETILVHAGGSGIGSAAIQLAKKIGCTVITTVGSDDKIEKARALGADHVINYRTDRFEGVVRKLTKKKGVDVVFEHVGKDTWAGSMLSMKRGGRLVTCGSTSGVSTDMNLMMLFQQQLKLLGSFGCRMENMANAMQKMASGLVHPVIDTEVGLADIDRALERMESRRIFGKIILRMD
- a CDS encoding beta-ketoacyl-ACP synthase: MSKAYTDHLGRPIVAVTGMGVITSLGHGLEDNWAALSGGVSGIHKITRFPTEGLSTRISGTVDFIEIPAENAVERSYAMARETTLEALAQAGLSGDFKGPLFLAAPPIEPEWNARFELADRAPASERPGDAYNRFLAAMRQKADPIFHEAVLFGSISERLADRFGTRGLPVTLSTACASGATAIQLGVEAIRQGRTDRALTVATDGSVSAEALIRFSLLSALSTQNDPPEKASKPFTKDRDGFVIAEGAATLVLESLEAAIARGARVYGILKGCGEKADLFHRTRSSPDGGPAIATIRAALADAGIDETGIGYINAHGTSTPENDKMEYLSMSAVFGERLPSIPVSSNKSMIGHTLTAAGAVEAVFSIQTMLTGTLPPTINYQNADPAIVLDVVPNAKRSQQVTAVLSNSFGFGGQNASLVMTAEPA
- a CDS encoding beta-ketoacyl-ACP synthase gives rise to the protein MTKSANDVVITGVGIVTSQGVGAEPHVALLNAVEPPRARIETERFAPYPVHPLPEIDWSQQIAKRGDQRQMENWQRLGVFAAGLALDDAGLKDNLEACGSMDMIVAAGGGERDINVDSLIVDEALRRNDREQLLNEKLTTELRPTLFLAQLSNLLAGNISIVHKVTGSSRTFMGEEAAGISAIETAFARIKAGQSTHTLVGGAFSAERLDIILLIEAIQGHALGEWHPIWSRKADNGGGMILGSVGAFLVLESREYAEARGARVYATIGAIEGDRGSREDGRLEARLRDLARPGAALEAQSTVVFSGTSGFHDLARREKAFLDSELAGRPVRAYGGLVGHGIEAQFPVGMALAALSLGHAAKVPPFDPAEALMTAPAKAAIVTTIGHARGEGIAVLSAE